A single region of the Malus sylvestris chromosome 8, drMalSylv7.2, whole genome shotgun sequence genome encodes:
- the LOC126632785 gene encoding AP-2 complex subunit sigma, with protein MIRFILLQNRQGKTRLAKYYVPLEDSEKHKVEYEVHRLVVNRDPKFTNFVEFRTHKVIYRRYAGLFFSLCVDITDNELAYLECIHLFVEILDHFFSNVCELDLVFNFHKVYLILDEFILAGELQETSKKAIIERMGELEKLE; from the exons ATG ATCCGATTCATACTGTTACAGAACCGGCAGGGAAAGACCCGGTTAGCCAAGTACTACGTTCCTCTCGAGGATTCTGAGAAGCACAAGGTCGAATACGAG gTTCATCGTTTGGTGGTCAACAGAGATCCCAAGTTCACAAATTTCGTCGAG TTCCGTACACACAAGGTTATATACAGGAGATATGCAGGGTTGTTTTTCTCACTGTGTGTTGATATAACTGACAATGAACTGGCATACTTGGAATGCATTCATCTGTTCGTTGAAATTTTGGATCATTTTTTCAGCAATGTTTGCGAGCTCGATTTGGTCTTTAACTTTCACAAG GTCTATCTGATACTTGATGAGTTCATTCTTGCTGGAGAGCTCCAAGAAACAAGCAAGAAG GCGATAATAGAGAGAATGGGGGAACTCGAAAAACTAGAGTGA
- the LOC126631532 gene encoding WEB family protein At1g75720-like isoform X1 yields MEKEVGGGRGGGMQTTRTRRAEIDTRRPFRSVKEAVALFGEKVLAGELYASQLKQMQNEANRNGHNPALSRIGTVTAELEDTKQSLQKAREESELMENCLSSLKQELDLTKRELQQLKEREYEKHFIETEIEDVRTFDEDSTKFETKPQASSEEDESFEFQKKRYVTFANPPSLAKVMIAPGGVEETLERHPSLKKKKKPLIPLISGIFSKKKGSSPVAYA; encoded by the exons ATGGAGAAAGAAgtaggaggaggaagaggaggaggaatgCAAACGACGAGGACAAGGAGGGCGGAGATTGATACGAGGCGACCCTTCCGCTCTGTCAAAGAGGCCGTTGCGTTGTTCGGAGAAAAAGTTCTTGCCGGAGAGCTCTATGCCTCCCAGCTCAAACAG ATGCAGAATGAAGCAAATAGAAATGGGCATAACCCTGCATTATCCAGAATTGGAACTGTGACAGCAGAACTagaggacacaaaacaaagccTCCAGAAAGCCAGAGAAGAAAGTGAGCTCATGGAAAACTGCCTCTCTTCTCTAAAACAGGAGCTCGATCTCACAAAGCGAGAGCTCCAGCAACTGAAGGAACGAGAGTACGAAAAACACTTCATAGAAACCGAGATTGAAGACGTCAGGACATTCGACGAAGACTCGACCAAGTTTGAAACCAAACCACAAGCATCTAGTGAGGAAGATGAAAGTTTTGAGTTCCAAAAGAAAAGGTATGTGACATTTGCAAATCCACCTTCCCTTGCGAAAGTGATGATTGCGCCGGGAGGGGTTGAGGAAACACTGGAAAGACACCCTTCtctcaagaaaaagaagaagcccTTGATTCCTCTGATTTCAGGGATCTTTTCTAAGAAGAAAGGAAGCTCGCCAGTCGCTTACGCTTGA
- the LOC126631532 gene encoding WEB family protein At1g75720-like isoform X2: MEKEVGGGRGGGMQTTRTRRAEIDTRRPFRSVKEAVALFGEKVLAGELYASQLKQNEANRNGHNPALSRIGTVTAELEDTKQSLQKAREESELMENCLSSLKQELDLTKRELQQLKEREYEKHFIETEIEDVRTFDEDSTKFETKPQASSEEDESFEFQKKRYVTFANPPSLAKVMIAPGGVEETLERHPSLKKKKKPLIPLISGIFSKKKGSSPVAYA; encoded by the exons ATGGAGAAAGAAgtaggaggaggaagaggaggaggaatgCAAACGACGAGGACAAGGAGGGCGGAGATTGATACGAGGCGACCCTTCCGCTCTGTCAAAGAGGCCGTTGCGTTGTTCGGAGAAAAAGTTCTTGCCGGAGAGCTCTATGCCTCCCAGCTCAAACAG AATGAAGCAAATAGAAATGGGCATAACCCTGCATTATCCAGAATTGGAACTGTGACAGCAGAACTagaggacacaaaacaaagccTCCAGAAAGCCAGAGAAGAAAGTGAGCTCATGGAAAACTGCCTCTCTTCTCTAAAACAGGAGCTCGATCTCACAAAGCGAGAGCTCCAGCAACTGAAGGAACGAGAGTACGAAAAACACTTCATAGAAACCGAGATTGAAGACGTCAGGACATTCGACGAAGACTCGACCAAGTTTGAAACCAAACCACAAGCATCTAGTGAGGAAGATGAAAGTTTTGAGTTCCAAAAGAAAAGGTATGTGACATTTGCAAATCCACCTTCCCTTGCGAAAGTGATGATTGCGCCGGGAGGGGTTGAGGAAACACTGGAAAGACACCCTTCtctcaagaaaaagaagaagcccTTGATTCCTCTGATTTCAGGGATCTTTTCTAAGAAGAAAGGAAGCTCGCCAGTCGCTTACGCTTGA
- the LOC126633411 gene encoding uncharacterized protein LOC126633411 has protein sequence MIAFHFPEDKITENTMLHNIPRNHSFIIQVGQETLLHRQSSDPHRQPPKLNLSAMKIFNRFRKIIMRLVFSVPSRSARGTSSSGATSTTRQRNSSCDRFEPPKTSCSSHYSSHSHYNEAIADCIEFFNKSSSSQEGSLNDGEFNVMV, from the coding sequence ATGATAGCATTCCATTTCCCGGAGGACAAAATCACAGAGAATACAATGCTGCATAATATTCCAAGAAACCACAGCTTTATTATACAAGTAGGTCAAGAAACCCTCCTCCATCGCCAAAGCTCAGACCCTCATCGTCAACCTCCCAAGCTGAACTTGTCTGCAATGAAAATCTTCAACCGCTTCAGGAAGATAATAATGAGGCTCGTGTTTTCTGTCCCGTCTCGATCGGCCAGAGGCACGTCGTCGTCGGGAGCTACGAGCACTACCAGGCAAAGGAACAGCAGCTGTGACAGATTTGAGCCTCCGAAGACTTCATGCAGTTCGCACTACTCGTCGCATTCGCATTACAACGAGGCCATCGCTGACTGCATCGAGTTCTTTAACAAATCATCTTCTAGCCAAGAGGGCAGTTTAAATGATGGAGAATTCAACGTTATGGTTTGA
- the LOC126632624 gene encoding probable diphthine methyl ester synthase — protein MLYIVGLGLGDEKDITLRGLEAVKKCDKIFIEAYTSLLSFGISSDGLSTLEKLYGKPVTLADRETVEERADQILTAAAASDVAFLVVGDPFGATTHTDIVVRAKKLGIDVKVVHNASVMNAVGACGLQLYHYGETVSIPFFSNTWRPDSFYEKIQKNRALGLHSLCLLG, from the exons atgttGTACATTGTAGGACTGGGATTGGGGGACGAGAAGGACATAACTCTGAGAGGATTAGAGGCTGTGAAGAAATGCGACAAGATTTTCATCGAAGCCTACACTTCCCTCCTCTCCTTCGGCATCTCCTCCGACGGCCTCTCCACTCTC GAAAAACTGTACGGAAAGCCAGTGACACTTGCAGATAGAGAAACTGTGGAGGAAAGGGCCGATCAAATTCtaactgctgctgctgcttccgACGTCGCTTTCCTTGTCGTCGGCGATCCTTTTGG AGCTACGACACACACTGATATTGTGGTTCGAGCCAAGAAGTTGGGGATTGATGTCAAGGTGGTGCACAATGCGTCGGTGATGAATGCAGTTGGAGCCTGTGGATTACAACTCTACCACTACGGAGAGACAGTTTCGATACCATTCTTCAGCAATACATGGAGGCCGGATAGCTTTTATGAGAAGATTCAGAAAAATCGTGCGCTTGGGCTGCATTCGCTATGCTTGTTGGGTTGA
- the LOC126631617 gene encoding protein disulfide-isomerase LQY1, chloroplastic-like, which translates to MPQAPSLPRLHSPFLSCPLKLSTSPSSLRVPHKFAGNQRSPKSHPGIRAIDLDQNTVVAISVGFASVAVGIGIPVFYETQIDSAAKRDNTQPCFPCNGTGAQKCRFCTGSGTVTVELGGGEKEVSNCINCEGVGSFTCTTCQGSGIQPRYLDRREFKDDD; encoded by the exons ATGCCGCAAGCACCGTCACTCCCCCGCCTCCACTCTCCCTTCCTCTCTTGCCCCCTCAAGCTCTCCACCTCCCCTTCTTCCTTACGCGTGCCCCACAAGTTTGCAGGAAATCAACGGTCGCCAAAGTCGCATCCAGGCATCAGAGCCATTGATCTCGATCAAAACACG GTAGTGGCAATCTCAGTAGGGTTTGCGAGTGTTGCGGTTGGGATTGGCATTCCGGTTTTCTACGAAACACAGATCGACAGCGCT GCTAAGAGAGACAACACTCAGCCATGCTTCCCCTGCAACGGAACTGGCGCTC AAAAATGCAGATTCTGCACGGGGAGTGGGACGGTGACAGTAGAGCTTGGCGGGGGCGAGAAAGAGGTGTCCAACTGCATCAACTGCGAAGGGGTCGGTTCGTTTACGTGCACAACGTGTCAGGGTTCCGGGATTCAACCTCGGTACCTTGATCGCAG AGAGTTCAAAGACGATGACTGA